A window of Reinekea marina contains these coding sequences:
- the fadB gene encoding fatty acid oxidation complex subunit alpha FadB, with translation MIYQGNSISVKELDGGLAELVFDLKNESVNKFDKATLSELNDATQAIENSSAKGVLVSSAKDSFIVGADITEFLQWFEQSEEEVVASVLQANEIFSRFEDLSIPTVAAINGIALGGGMEMCLACDYRVMSTAAKVGLPEVKLGLYPGFGGTVRLSRVIGADNAIEWISGGAEKRPDAALKDGAVDAVFAPEQLKEEALKLLQRIVAGELDFENRKTAKKGKLGLNAIESMMVFETAKGFVAGKAGKHYPAPVDAIKTIQKHANFERDQAIAIEAKGFAKLAKTPVARNLIGLFLNDQSIKKIAKDHTALAGDVSQAAVLGAGIMGGGIAYQSAYKGTPILMKDINEQGIQLGLDEATNLLTKAVQRKRMDVGKMAQTLTRIRPTLSYGDFGNVDVVVEAVVENPKVKKAVLAEAESHLKEGAVLASNTSTISITDLATALKKPEDFCGMHFFNPVHRMPLVEVIRGEKTSDKTIATVVKYAQKMGKTPIVVNDCPGFLVNRVLFPYFGGFAMMLRDGADFEHVDKVMEKFGWPMGPAYLLDVVGIDTGVHAQAVMAEGFPDRMAQDFRSAMAVMFDENRYGQKNSQGFYKYELDKKGKQKKVSDEVAHKLVDSVVESKQEMSDEDIINRLMIPMCLETVRCLEDNIVNTPAEADMGLVYGIGFPPFRGGALKYIDDMGAAKFVELCDQYSSLGKLYEPTAKLREMAAKNEKFYA, from the coding sequence ATGATCTACCAAGGCAATAGTATTTCCGTTAAAGAGCTTGACGGTGGGCTTGCTGAGTTGGTATTTGACTTGAAAAACGAATCGGTCAATAAATTCGACAAAGCCACATTAAGTGAGCTAAACGATGCCACTCAAGCAATTGAAAACTCATCCGCGAAAGGTGTTCTGGTTAGCAGTGCTAAAGACAGTTTCATTGTTGGCGCTGATATCACCGAGTTTTTACAATGGTTTGAGCAAAGCGAAGAAGAAGTGGTTGCTTCGGTACTTCAAGCTAATGAAATATTCAGTCGCTTTGAAGATCTTTCGATTCCAACCGTTGCTGCAATCAACGGCATTGCTCTTGGCGGTGGCATGGAAATGTGTCTGGCTTGTGATTATCGAGTGATGTCTACAGCGGCTAAAGTTGGCTTACCAGAAGTTAAATTAGGCTTGTACCCTGGCTTTGGTGGTACCGTTCGATTGTCTCGTGTTATTGGTGCAGACAATGCGATTGAATGGATTTCTGGCGGTGCTGAAAAACGCCCTGACGCCGCATTAAAAGACGGTGCAGTTGATGCTGTGTTTGCCCCTGAGCAATTGAAAGAAGAAGCGTTGAAGTTGCTGCAGCGCATTGTTGCTGGCGAGTTAGACTTCGAAAACCGTAAAACTGCGAAGAAAGGCAAGCTAGGTTTAAACGCCATTGAATCTATGATGGTTTTTGAAACTGCAAAAGGTTTTGTCGCTGGTAAAGCCGGTAAGCATTACCCTGCGCCTGTAGATGCTATAAAAACCATTCAAAAGCATGCGAATTTTGAACGTGATCAAGCGATTGCTATAGAAGCTAAAGGCTTCGCAAAACTTGCTAAAACGCCTGTTGCTCGGAATCTAATTGGATTGTTCTTAAATGATCAGTCGATTAAGAAAATAGCTAAAGACCACACGGCACTTGCCGGTGATGTGTCCCAAGCCGCCGTATTAGGTGCAGGTATTATGGGCGGTGGTATTGCTTATCAAAGTGCTTATAAAGGCACGCCAATTTTGATGAAAGATATCAACGAACAAGGTATTCAATTGGGCCTTGATGAAGCAACGAATTTGTTAACTAAAGCCGTTCAGCGTAAGCGAATGGACGTAGGCAAAATGGCGCAAACCTTGACGCGCATTCGCCCGACATTGTCTTATGGCGATTTCGGCAACGTAGATGTTGTAGTTGAAGCGGTTGTTGAAAACCCAAAAGTTAAAAAAGCCGTACTGGCCGAAGCTGAATCTCACCTAAAAGAGGGTGCTGTTTTAGCTTCAAACACCTCTACTATTTCAATTACCGATTTAGCAACGGCATTGAAAAAGCCGGAAGATTTCTGTGGTATGCATTTTTTCAATCCAGTGCATAGAATGCCTTTGGTTGAAGTTATTCGTGGCGAGAAAACGTCTGATAAAACTATTGCAACCGTAGTTAAATACGCTCAGAAAATGGGCAAAACGCCTATCGTAGTGAATGACTGCCCAGGCTTTTTGGTTAACCGAGTATTATTTCCTTACTTCGGTGGTTTCGCCATGATGTTGCGAGATGGTGCTGACTTTGAGCACGTAGACAAAGTTATGGAGAAGTTCGGTTGGCCAATGGGTCCGGCTTACTTGCTTGACGTTGTTGGAATTGATACCGGTGTTCACGCTCAAGCGGTTATGGCAGAAGGGTTCCCTGATCGAATGGCGCAAGACTTCCGTTCAGCAATGGCGGTTATGTTCGATGAGAACCGTTATGGCCAGAAAAATAGCCAAGGCTTCTATAAGTACGAGCTAGACAAAAAAGGTAAGCAAAAGAAAGTTTCTGACGAAGTTGCTCATAAACTTGTCGACAGCGTTGTTGAAAGTAAGCAAGAGATGTCCGATGAAGACATCATTAATCGCTTAATGATTCCAATGTGTTTAGAAACTGTACGATGCCTAGAAGACAATATCGTTAATACTCCTGCTGAAGCCGATATGGGCTTAGTGTATGGCATTGGCTTCCCTCCATTCAGAGGTGGTGCATTGAAGTATATTGATGATATGGGCGCGGCGAAGTTCGTCGAACTATGCGATCAGTATTCGTCGCTAGGTAAGCTTTACGAGCCAACGGCGAAGCTTCGTGAGATGGCCGCTAAAAACGAAAAATTCTACGCTTAA
- the fadA gene encoding acetyl-CoA C-acyltransferase FadA, with translation MSLKDNDAVIVDFARTPMGRSKGGSYRNTRAENLSADLVNGLLARNSNLNPAEIEDIIWGCVNQTKEQGWNIARMMQLLTVVPHTTSAQTVSRLCGSSMSALHIATANIQSDNGDVYLIGGVEHMGHVDMMHGVDPNPSLSHKAAKAAGMMGLTAELLSKMHGISRQAQDEFGFRSHQRAHQATMNGNFDNEIIAMKGHDAAGNPYIMKHDETIRPETTIEGLASLRPAFDPKAGTVTAGTSSQITDGASAMLVMSAKKAKELGLKPRAVVRSMGLAGVDPSIMGYGPVPATQKALKKLGMTINDIDYIELNEAFAAQALPVLKDLKLMDRMDDSVNIHGGAIALGHPFGCSGARITGTLLNVLEQKDAQFGLSTMCIGLGQGISTVIERV, from the coding sequence ATGAGCTTAAAAGATAATGATGCTGTAATTGTAGATTTCGCTCGAACACCTATGGGTCGTTCTAAAGGCGGTAGCTACCGAAACACTCGTGCAGAAAATTTAAGTGCCGATTTAGTAAATGGATTGTTGGCGCGTAACAGCAACTTAAACCCAGCAGAAATCGAAGATATTATTTGGGGTTGCGTTAACCAAACAAAAGAGCAGGGCTGGAACATTGCTCGTATGATGCAGCTATTAACGGTAGTGCCTCATACGACCTCGGCTCAAACGGTTTCTCGTTTGTGTGGTTCGTCTATGTCGGCTTTGCATATTGCCACGGCAAATATCCAGTCTGATAACGGTGATGTGTATTTGATTGGTGGTGTAGAGCACATGGGTCATGTTGACATGATGCACGGTGTGGATCCTAACCCAAGCTTATCTCACAAGGCTGCGAAAGCCGCTGGCATGATGGGTCTGACGGCTGAATTGCTGTCGAAGATGCATGGCATTTCTCGCCAAGCGCAAGACGAATTTGGATTCCGATCGCACCAGCGTGCGCATCAAGCTACTATGAATGGAAATTTCGATAACGAAATTATTGCCATGAAAGGGCACGATGCGGCTGGAAATCCTTACATCATGAAGCACGATGAAACAATTCGCCCTGAAACCACGATTGAAGGTTTAGCCTCGTTGCGTCCGGCGTTTGATCCAAAAGCCGGTACAGTCACAGCGGGAACTTCAAGCCAAATAACTGACGGCGCTTCGGCAATGTTAGTAATGTCGGCGAAGAAGGCGAAAGAGCTAGGTCTTAAACCACGCGCTGTAGTTCGTTCTATGGGCCTAGCTGGGGTAGACCCTTCCATTATGGGTTACGGTCCTGTACCGGCTACTCAGAAGGCTCTAAAGAAGTTAGGTATGACCATTAACGACATTGACTATATTGAGTTAAATGAAGCCTTTGCCGCGCAAGCGTTGCCAGTGCTTAAAGATCTTAAGCTAATGGACAGAATGGATGATAGCGTAAACATCCATGGTGGTGCGATAGCATTGGGTCACCCATTTGGGTGCTCTGGTGCTCGAATTACCGGTACATTGCTAAATGTATTAGAGCAAAAAGATGCTCAATTCGGTCTGTCTACTATGTGTATTGGTTTAGGCCAAGGTATCAGTACAGTGATCGAACGAGTTTAA